One segment of Luteolibacter rhizosphaerae DNA contains the following:
- a CDS encoding CorA family divalent cation transporter, which translates to MSKCSDFPYLPSQLELEDEILDQLSNRPGNQRCVVGRDELLLVVHEVPKCGSPDREPLIFWRRSDGIWIDYAGGKGLRRLGELVDRYVKLIDEQEDIINEADTAEEVFTLARIAGPLARSTRNLGIAIDQTLSQDEDTRELRSYRDRVREVERAAEQLNQDAKLTLEYWKAERSEEQQAAADKLNKIAFRLNLLAGFFLPLVALGGLFGMNVDLPDFVQGWFWLIFCGGLLTGGTLVWIVSRNTGSKS; encoded by the coding sequence ATGTCGAAGTGCTCCGACTTCCCCTACCTCCCGTCTCAACTCGAGCTGGAGGATGAGATCCTCGACCAACTGAGCAACCGCCCCGGCAACCAGCGCTGTGTGGTCGGGCGGGACGAGTTGCTGCTCGTGGTTCACGAGGTGCCGAAGTGTGGCTCCCCGGACCGTGAGCCGTTGATTTTCTGGCGGCGCTCCGACGGGATCTGGATCGACTACGCGGGGGGGAAGGGCCTGCGCCGCCTCGGGGAGCTGGTTGACCGCTACGTGAAGCTGATCGACGAGCAGGAGGACATCATCAACGAGGCGGATACGGCGGAGGAAGTCTTTACCCTCGCCCGGATCGCGGGACCATTGGCGCGTTCGACCCGGAATCTCGGGATCGCGATCGACCAGACCCTCTCGCAGGACGAGGACACACGCGAACTGCGCTCCTATCGCGACCGGGTGCGGGAAGTGGAGCGGGCCGCAGAGCAGCTCAACCAGGACGCCAAGCTCACCTTGGAATACTGGAAGGCGGAGCGGAGCGAGGAACAGCAAGCGGCGGCGGACAAGCTGAACAAGATCGCCTTCCGCCTGAATCTGCTCGCCGGGTTTTTCCTGCCTCTGGTCGCCTTGGGCGGCTTGTTCGGGATGAATGTGGATCTGCCGGACTTTGTCCAAGGGTGGTTCTGGCTGATCTTCTGCGGCGGATTGCTGACGGGCGGAACTTTGGTCTGGATCGTAAGCCGCAACACCGGGTCGAAGTCATGA
- a CDS encoding zinc-dependent peptidase produces MSGLWLLFGGLICVAAIVFWHSWRVRRRRQALRALRLDARQREIVVEVFPLWEEIPEDIRMETEGWMHVFLAEKTFEPCGGLQEVDETMRLAIAAPACLLVAKRPQDYYERLRSILVYPDAFRVKDEWGVEDIRLGESWGHGSVVLAWQTVKQGDLNPEDGLNVVLHEFAHQIDQEDGAADGVPELEEVTDYGKWSEAFLPAYDDFCERVNKGKRTVMDDYGAESPAEFFAVATETFFERAKKFRQEEPEIYEELVRFYGMNPAEWVDAGRRAARVSD; encoded by the coding sequence ATGAGCGGCCTGTGGCTGCTGTTCGGCGGCTTGATCTGCGTGGCGGCGATCGTCTTCTGGCATTCCTGGCGAGTGCGTCGCCGACGCCAGGCCTTGCGGGCGCTGCGTCTGGATGCCCGGCAGCGGGAGATCGTGGTGGAGGTATTCCCGCTGTGGGAGGAGATCCCGGAGGACATCCGCATGGAGACGGAGGGCTGGATGCATGTCTTCCTGGCCGAAAAAACCTTCGAGCCCTGCGGTGGCCTGCAGGAAGTGGATGAGACCATGCGCCTGGCGATCGCGGCCCCGGCCTGTCTCTTGGTCGCGAAGCGCCCGCAGGACTACTACGAGAGACTTCGTAGTATCCTGGTCTATCCGGATGCTTTCCGGGTGAAGGACGAGTGGGGAGTGGAGGATATTCGCCTGGGCGAATCGTGGGGACATGGCAGTGTGGTGCTGGCATGGCAAACCGTGAAGCAAGGCGACCTGAACCCGGAGGACGGGCTGAACGTGGTGCTTCACGAATTCGCGCATCAGATCGACCAGGAGGATGGTGCCGCCGATGGCGTTCCGGAGTTGGAGGAGGTCACCGACTATGGAAAGTGGTCCGAAGCTTTCCTCCCGGCTTACGACGATTTTTGCGAGCGGGTGAACAAAGGGAAGCGCACGGTGATGGATGACTACGGTGCGGAGAGCCCTGCGGAGTTTTTCGCGGTCGCCACCGAAACCTTCTTCGAGCGGGCCAAGAAGTTTCGTCAGGAAGAGCCGGAGATCTATGAGGAGCTGGTGAGATTCTACGGGATGAATCCGGCGGAATGGGTTGATGCGGGTCGTCGTGCGGCCCGAGTAAGCGATTGA
- the fabV gene encoding enoyl-ACP reductase FabV codes for MIISPKIRGFICTTAHPDGCAAHVQEQIDYVKSKPALANAPKRVLVVGSSTGYGLASRIVPAFGGGAATIGVFFEKEGSDGKTGSAGWYNSAAFEEAAAKSGLYAKSFNGDAFSKEVKQQVIDAIKADLGQVDMIVYSLASPRRTDPETGEVYKSVLKPTGETYTNKTLNTDKKQVDTVTIESANEDEIAQTVKVMGGEDWKLWIDALSAAGVLADGFKTVAYSYIGPELTWAIYTDGTIGRAKLHLEQTARELNAAYGADTAVVSVNKALVTQASSAIPVVPLYISILYKIMKAKGTHEGCIEQIQRLFADHYGAANGPVLDDKGRIRIDDWEMRPEVQEEVEKVWNVITTEQLDELSDFAGYQKEFLKLFGFGLAGVDYAAEAEPVRPVASIG; via the coding sequence ATGATCATTTCGCCGAAAATCCGTGGATTCATCTGCACCACCGCCCATCCGGACGGTTGCGCCGCACACGTTCAGGAGCAGATCGACTACGTGAAGTCGAAGCCCGCGCTGGCCAATGCCCCGAAGCGGGTGCTGGTGGTCGGTTCATCCACCGGATACGGCCTTGCCTCGCGCATTGTCCCGGCCTTCGGCGGCGGTGCTGCCACGATCGGCGTGTTCTTCGAGAAGGAAGGATCGGATGGCAAGACGGGCTCCGCCGGTTGGTACAACTCCGCAGCCTTCGAGGAAGCGGCCGCGAAGTCCGGCCTCTATGCCAAGAGCTTCAATGGCGACGCCTTCTCCAAGGAGGTGAAGCAGCAGGTGATCGATGCGATCAAAGCGGATCTCGGACAGGTGGACATGATCGTCTACAGCCTGGCCTCCCCGCGCCGAACCGATCCGGAAACCGGCGAGGTCTACAAGTCGGTGCTCAAGCCGACCGGTGAAACCTACACCAACAAGACTCTCAATACCGACAAGAAGCAGGTCGATACCGTCACCATCGAGTCCGCGAACGAGGACGAAATCGCACAGACCGTGAAGGTAATGGGCGGCGAGGATTGGAAACTCTGGATCGATGCGCTCTCCGCTGCAGGCGTGCTTGCCGACGGCTTCAAGACCGTGGCCTATTCCTACATCGGGCCCGAGTTGACTTGGGCGATCTACACCGATGGCACGATCGGCCGCGCCAAGCTTCACCTGGAGCAAACGGCTCGCGAACTGAACGCCGCCTATGGCGCGGACACCGCGGTGGTCTCCGTGAACAAGGCCTTGGTCACGCAAGCCAGCTCCGCCATTCCGGTGGTGCCGCTCTACATCTCGATCCTCTACAAGATCATGAAGGCCAAGGGCACTCATGAAGGCTGCATCGAGCAGATCCAGCGTCTCTTCGCGGATCACTATGGCGCAGCGAATGGTCCGGTCCTCGATGACAAGGGGCGGATCCGCATCGACGATTGGGAGATGCGTCCTGAAGTTCAGGAAGAGGTGGAGAAGGTCTGGAATGTCATCACTACCGAGCAGCTCGACGAGCTTTCGGATTTCGCGGGTTATCAGAAGGAGTTCCTCAAACTCTTCGGCTTCGGTCTTGCCGGTGTCGATTATGCGGCGGAGGCGGAGCCGGTTCGTCCTGTCGCCAGCATAGGCTAA
- a CDS encoding GYF domain-containing protein: MPLWYYGSSAGQKGPVEENELRAMIAAGQVGPETLVWRDGMKDWTRLDAVAELSSGAVSPYAPPGSMAAGYYAPVANSGLAIASMVCGILAVITCHIGGIFGIPAVICGHLAMSQIQKSPVPMTGRGMAIAGLVTGYLGILFSLAFVVILVIAMVGDMN, translated from the coding sequence ATGCCACTCTGGTACTACGGTTCAAGCGCCGGGCAGAAAGGTCCGGTCGAAGAGAACGAACTCCGCGCCATGATTGCCGCCGGGCAAGTGGGCCCGGAGACGCTGGTGTGGCGGGACGGGATGAAAGACTGGACCCGGCTGGATGCGGTGGCTGAGCTCAGTTCCGGTGCCGTGTCTCCGTATGCGCCGCCGGGCTCGATGGCTGCCGGCTACTACGCGCCGGTCGCGAATAGCGGCCTGGCCATCGCGAGCATGGTCTGCGGGATTCTTGCGGTGATCACTTGTCACATCGGCGGGATCTTCGGGATTCCGGCCGTGATCTGCGGACATCTTGCCATGTCCCAGATCCAGAAATCCCCGGTTCCCATGACAGGGCGTGGAATGGCCATTGCAGGATTGGTGACCGGGTATTTAGGTATCCTTTTCTCGCTCGCCTTCGTGGTGATTTTGGTCATCGCCATGGTGGGAGACATGAACTAA
- a CDS encoding GYF domain-containing protein encodes MNWYYAKNGAQQGPISLEDMKSRIAMGEIGDSELAWREGMSDWMPVGTIAELKPTPPAPAEDRSFAAPASSTPAFAPTTSAPVQTPAATQEPYRTPVAAPAPGQPMAHSQPPSQGLAIGSLICGILSLIGCCVWPLMLVVGLVAIILGFIGLSKAKGDPARYAGKGMARTGIITGILGLIASGLMGAFALSVKDLSPEEVQEKIIQMMPLNEEQRNEIRREMEKNKAPAPTP; translated from the coding sequence ATGAACTGGTATTACGCGAAGAACGGCGCACAGCAGGGACCGATCTCCCTGGAGGATATGAAGTCCCGCATCGCCATGGGGGAGATCGGCGATTCGGAACTCGCATGGCGCGAGGGCATGTCCGACTGGATGCCGGTGGGAACGATCGCCGAATTGAAGCCCACCCCTCCTGCTCCTGCGGAAGATCGCAGCTTCGCCGCCCCGGCGTCGTCCACCCCGGCCTTTGCTCCGACCACTTCCGCTCCGGTCCAGACGCCCGCTGCGACTCAGGAGCCCTACCGGACCCCGGTGGCTGCCCCTGCTCCCGGGCAGCCGATGGCCCATTCCCAGCCTCCTTCGCAGGGTCTCGCAATCGGCTCGCTGATCTGCGGTATCCTTTCGCTGATCGGCTGCTGCGTGTGGCCGCTTATGCTGGTCGTCGGCCTGGTGGCGATCATTCTCGGATTCATCGGCCTGTCGAAGGCGAAGGGCGATCCCGCCCGCTACGCAGGCAAGGGCATGGCCCGCACCGGTATCATCACCGGCATTCTCGGTCTCATTGCTTCCGGTCTCATGGGTGCCTTCGCGCTCAGCGTGAAGGATCTCTCTCCGGAAGAAGTGCAGGAGAAGATCATCCAGATGATGCCGCTCAATGAAGAGCAGCGGAACGAGATCCGCCGCGAGATGGAGAAGAACAAGGCTCCGGCCCCAACTCCCTGA
- a CDS encoding DUF2752 domain-containing protein, whose translation MKIRRPWTLLAVAGALGFLILKFTVRTWSAAMPPCSFRSMTGLYCPGCGGTRSAKGLLRGNLGQALEMNPLVVVLFLAGCSLLGLAVWREWRRPQGGMPLIPGWFAWTLASLVVVFGLVRNLPWWPFTLLVPH comes from the coding sequence ATGAAGATCCGGCGTCCTTGGACACTGCTTGCGGTAGCCGGGGCGCTGGGATTCCTGATTCTCAAGTTCACGGTCCGGACCTGGAGCGCGGCGATGCCGCCGTGCAGCTTCCGCTCCATGACGGGACTTTACTGCCCGGGGTGCGGCGGCACCCGTAGTGCCAAGGGCCTGCTGCGTGGTAATCTGGGCCAGGCGCTGGAGATGAATCCCTTGGTCGTCGTCCTGTTCCTCGCCGGCTGCTCCTTGCTCGGTCTCGCGGTGTGGCGGGAGTGGCGCCGACCGCAGGGCGGCATGCCGCTAATTCCCGGCTGGTTTGCTTGGACCTTGGCCAGCCTGGTCGTGGTCTTCGGGCTGGTGAGGAACCTGCCCTGGTGGCCCTTCACGCTCCTCGTGCCGCACTGA
- a CDS encoding riboflavin synthase gives MFTGLVETTGRVRSFERLGKQARLSLAIPFATELTMGESVAVNGCCLTVAAMDPEGACFDLLTQTLAVTSLGDLEEGSTVNLERALRAGDRFGGHFVQGHVDATGAVIALEAKGQDHIFDVSLPPEIERLCIDKGSLCVDGISLTIAELSSGRARFWITPHTFTATHLPALKTGARVNLEADLLAKHVAKLMDGFSAARGA, from the coding sequence ATGTTCACCGGACTCGTGGAAACCACCGGCCGGGTCCGCTCCTTCGAGCGACTCGGCAAACAAGCACGCCTCTCGCTTGCGATCCCCTTCGCCACCGAACTCACCATGGGTGAATCCGTGGCCGTGAACGGCTGCTGCCTCACCGTGGCCGCGATGGATCCGGAGGGTGCCTGCTTCGATTTGCTGACCCAGACACTCGCCGTCACCTCGCTGGGTGACCTTGAAGAAGGGTCGACGGTGAATCTCGAACGCGCCCTGCGGGCCGGAGATCGCTTCGGCGGTCACTTCGTGCAGGGTCACGTGGATGCCACCGGCGCAGTCATCGCCCTTGAAGCAAAGGGTCAGGACCACATCTTCGACGTCTCGCTGCCGCCGGAAATCGAGCGCCTGTGCATCGACAAGGGCTCGCTCTGTGTTGATGGAATCTCACTGACCATCGCGGAGCTGAGCTCGGGCCGAGCACGCTTTTGGATCACGCCGCATACCTTCACCGCCACGCATTTGCCCGCGCTGAAGACCGGCGCACGCGTGAATCTGGAGGCCGACCTGCTCGCCAAGCATGTGGCGAAGCTGATGGACGGCTTCAGTGCGGCACGAGGAGCGTGA
- a CDS encoding putative Na+/H+ antiporter, with amino-acid sequence MRLFSIIFTLFVVLAPALSFAADAHAEPVFLEKMATFPQQEEAQGIKEIGAKLAFRAKEEPFLLVATIIFVLAILHTFVAVPITKLAHKVQHDHDERIRKVNSGSAKAHQMVSFKGTILHFLGEVEAIFGIWVLVLLTAMLSFYDLGTVKSYMMGVNFTEPLFVVIIMALASTRPVLRFAEGCLGFFARFGKESPAAWWLSILIMGPLLGSFITEPGAMTISAMLLAKKFYRLKPTPLFSYATLGLLFVNISVGGVLTNFAAPPVLMVAKSWGLSTTEMLLHYGDKAVVAILLSTALYYGLFRKELAAMAERAGDHDGDGKGDLRENPRPIPIFVILTHLAFMAWTVFFAHYPPLFIGGFLFFLAFSQATAHHQHEINLRGPILVGFFLAGLVVHGGLQGWWLAPIIGSLGKEALFVGSTILTSFNDNAAITFLASQVQGLPAQLKYAVLAGAVTGGGLTVIANAPNPAGQALLGRFFGEGVSPAKLFLGALIPTVIVAVCMLFFPDKGIDEMFAPEKEAGYSAPAETP; translated from the coding sequence ATGAGACTGTTTTCCATCATCTTCACGCTCTTCGTCGTGCTGGCTCCCGCGCTATCCTTTGCCGCGGACGCCCACGCGGAGCCCGTATTCCTCGAAAAAATGGCCACCTTCCCGCAGCAGGAGGAGGCGCAGGGGATCAAGGAAATCGGCGCCAAGCTTGCCTTCCGAGCCAAGGAAGAGCCCTTCTTGCTGGTCGCCACGATTATCTTCGTCTTGGCCATTCTCCATACCTTCGTGGCGGTTCCGATCACCAAGCTTGCCCACAAGGTCCAGCACGACCACGACGAGCGGATCCGGAAGGTGAACAGCGGCAGTGCGAAGGCGCACCAGATGGTTAGCTTCAAGGGTACGATACTCCATTTCCTAGGTGAAGTGGAGGCCATCTTCGGCATCTGGGTGCTGGTCCTGCTCACGGCCATGCTTTCCTTCTACGACCTCGGAACGGTGAAGAGCTACATGATGGGCGTGAACTTCACCGAGCCTCTGTTCGTGGTGATTATCATGGCCTTGGCCTCGACCCGACCAGTCCTTCGTTTCGCGGAGGGCTGCCTCGGTTTCTTTGCCCGCTTCGGAAAGGAATCTCCCGCCGCATGGTGGCTCTCCATCCTCATCATGGGCCCTCTGCTCGGTTCCTTCATCACCGAGCCCGGTGCCATGACCATCTCGGCCATGCTGCTCGCGAAGAAGTTCTATCGTCTCAAGCCGACCCCGCTCTTCTCGTATGCCACACTCGGCCTGCTCTTCGTGAACATCTCGGTGGGCGGCGTCCTTACGAACTTCGCAGCGCCGCCGGTGCTGATGGTGGCAAAGAGCTGGGGCCTGAGCACTACGGAGATGCTCCTCCATTACGGGGATAAGGCGGTGGTCGCGATCCTACTCTCCACCGCGCTCTACTATGGACTCTTCCGGAAAGAACTGGCCGCCATGGCGGAACGGGCCGGAGATCACGACGGCGATGGCAAGGGCGATCTCCGCGAAAACCCGCGCCCCATCCCCATTTTCGTGATCCTCACCCATCTCGCCTTCATGGCGTGGACGGTGTTCTTCGCGCACTATCCTCCGCTCTTCATCGGCGGCTTCCTGTTCTTCCTCGCCTTCTCGCAGGCCACCGCCCACCACCAGCATGAGATCAACCTGCGCGGCCCCATCCTCGTGGGATTCTTCCTCGCCGGACTGGTAGTGCATGGCGGTCTGCAAGGCTGGTGGCTGGCACCGATCATCGGGTCGCTTGGCAAAGAAGCGCTTTTCGTCGGATCCACGATCCTGACATCCTTCAACGACAACGCGGCTATCACCTTCCTCGCGAGCCAAGTGCAGGGCCTGCCCGCGCAATTGAAGTATGCGGTACTGGCCGGTGCCGTGACCGGCGGCGGTCTGACCGTGATCGCGAACGCCCCGAACCCGGCGGGTCAGGCATTGCTGGGCCGCTTCTTCGGCGAGGGTGTCTCCCCCGCGAAGCTCTTCCTGGGAGCCCTGATCCCCACGGTGATCGTGGCCGTCTGCATGTTGTTCTTTCCCGACAAGGGGATCGACGAGATGTTCGCGCCGGAGAAGGAAGCGGGCTACAGCGCTCCTGCCGAAACACCCTGA
- a CDS encoding thioredoxin fold domain-containing protein, giving the protein MQPLRWIPIFASAGLLASCAGKKAEADASPFGPTGIPPQLRQGAGEGGTAVSPGGNQAAAQEEALKKALNYNPATDLAWTDSDNPDAGIPELEEVWAGAGSGTLWLESETEALREAKKTGKPVLIWFNDKQIPASNTISSELLSTRDFENWAQENTVRLVVDMNPTGKNADEVYRRTVHNRELKKKYNARGFPTMLVVSPSSEVIGRYTGYRRGREDFIWGQMKQGVSVANENYKVWHSGLEKKGYRQWSDGKGRSIFAKLAHYKDGELVLVEPDGQRARTKEKNLSPEDRLWIQQQKAARGIQ; this is encoded by the coding sequence ATGCAGCCCTTGAGATGGATTCCGATTTTTGCCAGTGCCGGTCTTCTGGCGAGCTGTGCGGGGAAGAAGGCGGAGGCCGACGCGAGTCCCTTTGGCCCTACCGGAATCCCACCGCAATTGCGGCAAGGGGCCGGGGAAGGAGGCACCGCGGTATCGCCCGGCGGAAATCAAGCGGCTGCCCAAGAGGAAGCGCTCAAGAAGGCGCTGAACTACAATCCGGCAACCGATCTCGCTTGGACCGACTCCGACAATCCCGACGCCGGCATCCCGGAGCTTGAGGAGGTGTGGGCAGGCGCAGGGTCCGGGACGCTGTGGCTGGAGAGCGAGACGGAAGCGCTCCGCGAGGCGAAGAAAACCGGCAAGCCGGTGCTGATCTGGTTTAACGACAAGCAAATCCCGGCAAGTAACACGATCAGCAGCGAACTGCTGAGCACGAGGGACTTCGAGAATTGGGCACAGGAGAATACGGTTCGTCTGGTGGTGGACATGAATCCCACCGGTAAGAATGCCGACGAGGTCTACCGCCGCACGGTTCACAATCGGGAGTTGAAGAAGAAGTACAACGCGAGGGGCTTCCCCACGATGCTGGTGGTTTCCCCCTCCAGCGAGGTGATCGGCCGCTACACCGGCTACCGGCGGGGGCGGGAGGATTTCATCTGGGGGCAGATGAAGCAGGGGGTTTCCGTGGCAAACGAGAATTACAAGGTCTGGCACTCCGGGCTGGAGAAGAAGGGCTATCGCCAGTGGTCGGATGGCAAGGGCCGCTCGATTTTCGCCAAGCTGGCCCACTACAAGGACGGCGAGCTTGTTCTTGTGGAGCCGGATGGCCAGCGCGCCCGGACCAAGGAGAAGAACCTCTCCCCGGAGGACCGGCTCTGGATCCAGCAGCAAAAGGCTGCCAGGGGAATCCAGTAG